A portion of the Oryzias melastigma strain HK-1 linkage group LG1, ASM292280v2, whole genome shotgun sequence genome contains these proteins:
- the LOC112157466 gene encoding myeloid-associated differentiation marker: MPVIVLEARDFTSPLFLTRTWEVISGCVAFSLVASASIKNNDVFWTFCMFTWCFFFTLTFLIHTLSIIQFHSLIPISWKNLTVTVAVLGALMSLSASVFFPWRVMPVEKEFGCNVAATVASCLTAVAYTLESFILSLQAQELKGYMGSLPGMLKIVQLWGGCQNITLVVKTIEYYDPAKEHAWQTYVLGVSYVSCVLMSLVTLVVILGDLTGRCLLPFDRFLTGFTLSGVLLYMLATVICFTKILELRSRKGSMELIIPETVLCGFSLLAYTVDLAFSIKQFFDRSSM; the protein is encoded by the coding sequence ATGCCTGTGATTGTTCTGGAGGCGCGGGACTTCACCAGTCCGCTCTTTCTGACGCGAACATGGGAAGTCATCTCCGGCTGCGTGGCCTTCAGCCTGGTCGCCTCGGCGTCCATCAAAAACAACGACGTGTTCTGGACCTTCTGCATGTTCACCTGGTGCTTCTTCTTCACGCTGACGTTTCTCATCCACACCCTCAGCATCATTCAGTTCCACAGCCTCATCCCGATCTCCTGGAAGAACCTGACGGTGACGGTGGCCGTGTTGGGGGCTCTGATGAGCCTCAGCGCCTCCGTTTTCTTCCCCTGGAGGGTGATGCCAGTCGAGAAGGAGTTTGGCTGCAATGTGGCAGCAACGGTGGCCTCTTGCCTCACTGCGGTGGCCTACACCTTAGAGTCTTTCATCCTCAGCTTACAGGCTCAGGAGCTGAAGGGCTACATGGGCAGCCTGCCTGGGATGCTCAAGATCGTCCAGCTGTGGGGGGGCTGCCAAAACAtaactctggtggtgaagaccATCGAATATTATGATCCAGCCAAGGAACACGCTTGGCAGACTTATGTTCTGGGTGTGTCCTACGTATCCTGCGTCCTCATGTCCCTCGTCACGTTGGTGGTGATTTTAGGCGACCTGACCGGCCGATGCCTCCTTCCCTTTGACAGATTCTTGACTGGCTTCACGCTGAGCGGCGTGCTGCTCTACATGTTGGCCACGGTGATCTGTTTCACCAAGATACTGGAGCTGAGAAGCCGAAAGGGCAGCATGGAGTTGATCATCCCGGAAACGGTGCTGTGCGGCTTCTCGCTGCTGGCCTACACGGTGGACCTGGCCTTTTCcatcaaacagttttttgacCGGAGCAGCATGTGA